TAAGATCGCAAGTATTCACAGTTAGTTGACAATAAATGCAAATATGCTCTTATGAGAACGCACTTGACAACATCTGTTCAACTTAAACTTTTCTGCCACCGAAGAGTAGCATGCTAATGTGTTGTCTGGAATCTGGATGATTTGTCTTCCGCTATCTGAGgactatatttttgtttcagtTTGAACTTGTGTGCAGTATCTATCACGACTAATCGTTTAGTGCTTTCAGTATCTGACTTTGAAATCCTGAAATTCTGACTGCAGAATTACACCGGTATGGTGGTGGGCTTGTGGAGGGAGAAACTAAAGATTCTTCTTCAGTCGCTCCTGACAATAAGCAGGGAGTAATGCCTTCGAAAACTCCAGGAGATGCTGTGGTAGTATCGGTCCCTCTAGTCTCATTTTCTGATGTTTATCACCTTGGAGTTCCGTCACAAAGATCATCTATTGTAATTCAGAGATCAGGGCCGAGAGCCCATCAGAAATGGAAGGGACCAGACAAAATCAGTAGGATATACGGTGACTGGATTGATGACATCGAATAGAATTTGGGATTGCTCGCCTGCAATGCACTGTGGTCGCTTACATAAATTAGATAGAAAACTAGATACCTAGTCCTTGTAAGAGATTACGGTATCATCATGTAGCTGTAACACTTCTGCAAAAGTTTCTGTATCCTCGCTTCGAGTTCAGGTTAATCGCGGGCTTGTTAAGTCACATCCGATGTGTTTGTTTCATGTGAGGCTTGTTAAGTCACATCCGATGTGTTTGTTTCATGTGAGAATTTTTTTGCTACAAATAGAACTTGAAGCTTTGTATCACTCTCCTAATCTGAGTCTTCCTTGTTACCATATATAATTATGTGACGACCCTCTTTGTCCGAAAGAGACGATGGTCCTTAGTTTGTACCACTTGGTCCGAACTATCAGTTAAATAAGGTATTTATCTTGCATCCCCTATTCTCGAATTAGTCATGGTATTTGTATCCAGTCTTCTGCCTTTGAGGTTCTTTTGTACTGTTTGAAACTGTATTCTCTCGTATGATGCAAAATAATATGACtggatttttctttcttattcgATGAATGGGCAGGCAAGATTCGAATTTGGGACTCCTTCTAACAATGGAAAGAGAAGTGCCAACGTTGCACCAAGGGCCAAATATGGCATTGAAATATACGGGTGGCTCAATATATAGAGGATAGTGTTATTCGTACATCTATTTTTATCTTCTACATGcgcttgttaattttttgccattgtctttttttacttttgatccGACGTTCGGAAATtaagaagggtgtgtgagaagtaaaaatgagtgtggatAACACTATCCTATATATATGGATCTAGATCCAGAGACATTTTTCGACACACTTTTTTGGGGTTTCCATTTCGTAAATTTTCAAGAATCCGAATTGTTCATATTTCAAATCTTCTTTGCAAAAAGATAGACAAATATaaaatcattaaaaatattcatttcTAGTGAAGAAAATGGACGTATATATTTCTACAAAGACCACAATAAAATGAGTGGGCCCTAAGAATGTCAAAAAATGGGTTCACCGATTcagacacacacatatatgtacattTTAAAACACGTTTTTATGGGATCCACTTTGTAATGTATCTGATCAATCCTAACcctatttgtgtgtgtgtgttattgaTGAAGAAATTGGTGGTTTGGAATGATAGTGAAGAGAGTAATTAGTTGAGCCCCATCCTTCTCTCAAGGGTTCGCTCAAATTAAGCTCAGAAGTTTTGGTTCTTACCAGCGACTTCCACATCGCCAGCCAACATACCAAATTAAGGCAACAATTTTGTATGCTCACAAAAACATGGGGAGATGCATTGTTGTGTTCCGACACTAACACAAACAACATTACGTTCTCTTTTGTAGCTCCTTCTCGTCAATATTACTATTACTATTATTGTTGTGTTCCGTCGTCTCAGAATATCCATGCACTAGGGCTGGCCGGAAGTGCAAGCCGATCTCCGGCCACAAGGTTAACATCAAGGTATTGCCGCTCAGTCTTCTTTATGCAGGGAATGTCATCATCGACCACGAATACAAATTACTCCCCAGTACCTCAACATGCCGCCTCCCCTCCAATTATCATCCTTCTGACCGtcctccttgtcttcttctttgcGGGTTTCTTTTCTATTTACTTTTGCAAGTGCTTCATGGATCACATCCTTGCCTCCTTTCAGAGCACACCCTCCGGAGATCTTGTGGGCACGGCGGTTGTACCCAAAGAAGGCCTTGACGTTTCACTCATAGAATCATTTCCAACATTTGAGTACGCAAGTGTCAAAGATTTTCGAATAGAGAAGTACGGCCTAGAATGCGCAATTTGCTTGGTGGAGTTTGAGGACGATAGCATGCTACGCCTCTTGACGGTGTGTTGCCATGTTTTCCACAAGGATTGCATCGACCTCTGGCTCGAGTCTCATAAAACTTGTCCATTTTGTCGTGGAAATCTCGAAGTAGTAGCCCCGAGTTTGGCGGACAAGTCTCCGGTTCTTGCTCATGAGAGCCACGCCATGCAAGACATTCATGAAGGGCATGATTCAGTGCTGTTGGATCTGGATGCTGTCCGCATTGACATTAAAGATGAACAAGGCcaagatcatcatcatcatcaaggaAATAATGATAACAGTagtaaaaacaataacaatatGGTTGCACAAGGTGAACAAAGTAGCAGCAGCACTACTCGAGATCGAGATCAAGATCACGATCAGAATCATGATCGAAACAAAGAGAATGAAACCGAAAGATTTTCGCGGTCGCATTCAACAGGGCACTCCATAGTTAGGCCTAGAGCAGAGGAGGATCGATATACGCTGAGATTGCCAGAACATGTGAAGAAAAAACTTATAAGAGGACATCATAACTGGACGGGAAGTTGTACTACATTTGGGGAGTTTTCTCGCCAAAGAGACAATGCAGGTGCTTCCTGCTTTGGAGAGGCCTCTGGCTCCGCCGGTGGAGGAGACGTTAACAATGCccaaaatgaaattacaaaGATAGCACAAGGCCTAAAAACGTCTGTTACATTAAATCATCTTTCAAAAGGGGCCTATTACGAACATAACGGCCACGAAATACATTTAGCCTCAATCAAAGTTGTTTCCTAGATCAACAACACGGTCTGCCACCATATTACGTTCTTTGTTGTCTGTAGATGCATTTCTATTTGTGACTAATATAATCTTGACATCCCAATATGAAAGCTATGGTAAAATTTATCGTCTTTAGTCTTAATGAATTTATACttacaaaataattaaacacaCGTTTGCTCAAAGACCAAAGTCATGCGCCCATGGAGTTAGAAgaggagagggggggggggggaaggggaGTTGGCCAATAGATCTTCGATTCTTGAGCCTGTTTTTCTAAAAATAGAGAGTTTAAGGCTTAAGTTTCTATCATAATTCAACTCTACATTTGCCCAAATCTACATTTACGCTACTCAAAATGATCCAAAAATATCatcaaaacttgacaaagaaataaTTTATGGGCTCATTAAAATGTTCAATGTCTGTAGTTAGTTGGTTCAATTATTTAAGGTAGCAAGGGACAAGGTTAATGAAGGGTCTGTGGGTTCTTTGCGCTTGCGTTTGCATGGCATATACAGCAATTGTGATGCGCAATATAATATATGCTGGCGTGTGAGAGGATTGGTGGGTTAATAGTTGGGGATATTGGTCAATTTCACACTGAAAGAGATATTATTGTAGAACATAGGACGATCGGGCTGCAAAGGATAACAAAGTTGCATCCTAAATACATGGCTCTCCAATATCCTCTTCTTTTCTCATCCTAAATACATGGGCATTCCTTGGAATCCAGATTTCAGAGGGAAAAAACCCGAGACTGGAGGGGTATCTATGAAAGCATTTCTAGGTTACGAAATTTAGGATAGGCCGACTCAGAAAAACACCCTACTAAAGGGGGGCAAACTGCTTCAACAATATTTAGCCGATGCATACCACACTTGAAGAAGATAGGCTTGATTTCACTAGAGCAAATCAAACTTCTTTAAGAATTGAGAGTCTTAGGGGAATTCATGAAGcacttaaaaaaatgaaaatgcaagtGGTTGAAACATTGGTAAGAGAATTATCCTACCAACTTCTTTTACTAGCATCAAAGTTCTAAAATACACTAGGTGCTAGTCAGGCGGCGGGCTCGGGCCTAGTGCCTAGACGGACTAGgcgaatttaagtaaatctattatatttcgtgtaaataaatatctacttatacttaaaatatatataatttcatcataaactacaaaatagaatgacatatatattatgaagtattggaatataatgaaaacatgggaaatAAGGATAtgatgtgtgtttatttaagtaaGTAActagtctcttacaatttattaaaaaaaatgcaaaatgaaagttatctattttctgtctaagtgagtcgtgACTTAGGCGGGTCTAGGTAGGCACCTCAATAGGTCTAGGtgctctttcttaattttcaaatgtctaGGCATTAATCGAGACTGTGGCCAGCTGCCTAGCACCCAGGCGGGGACTAGGCagagaatttttagaacagtgattGGCAGtgttagggctggtttggtattgctgtgctttgaaaaaaagctgctgtgagaataagcggctgtgctgtgagaataagcggctgtgaaataaagccagtagagtgtttggtaaacttttttgtgaaagtgcttttgaaaaaaaaatcaggatgatagtgtgtcttttcattaaaggagcactgtagctccgtgtgctttgaaaaaactggcttttttttcaaagcagcaaatagcagcttcagcttttcctttgattttcagcttattctcacagcagcttccaaaataagcccttttttttcagtttaccaaacacaaaaatgaccctcagctttttttcacagcgactttttttaaaatcacctcaatcccaaacggggccttagATACATGATCAATAATTATCAGGATGTTTTGGTTATATGCAGTCATTTTGGAAATCCTGATTTATTTATGACCTTTGCTTGCAATGCTAAGTGGCTTGAAATTGTCGAAGATCTCCGTCAAACCCCTGGAAGTTGGGCAGAGGACATGCCAAAtatagttttcataattttCAAAGCAAAACTTGAACTTATATGATCAAGTATATGAAAACCGAAAAACATTTTAGCAAGGGTTGAATCTAGTCAGTACACTAACCTTTTCTAGTTCACTAGCttctcaagtttttttttttttttgatgttttcgtattatttataaataaaaaaacaaacacaacAGAGTTTTAGAAAAGAGGTCTCCGTTATTGTCACATTCTAGTTTGGTTAGCAAGGAATATAAATGTCATTCTCCTTCTGACATAGATTCAATCATTTCAATTGAGATTCCTAACACGGAATTAGACCAAGTTTGGTATGATGTTGTTGCATAGTGCTCATTAAGTGTCTTTTTAAGTACATAACCAAGGACACTGATAGGGCTAGAGCTGTGCTTGAGGATAAAGAATTTGATGAAAACGTGACTTATCTAAATTGCAGATTTTTATGCCCTTATGAGGTAGTTTGGAGACTGTTTCAATTTCATATTCATTTTAGAGTACCATTTGTTGAGAGGTTGTGTGTGCACCTTCTTTCTGACCAAAATGTTGTTTTCTAAGATGGTGATCATTTAGACTATATTGTTAACCAACCTAATCTTGAACTCACAATGTTAACCTAATGGTTTGAAATGAATATTAAAGATCCTAATGCACCTGAATTGTCTTATGTTGAATTTCCATTTAAATATGTTTGGGGTAGTGTTAATAAAGAATGGAGGCATAGGAAGAACGATAGATGTCTGGGCAGAATTGCCTATGTTCACCTTTGCTGCTGGTGTATTATATTACTTGAGATTAGTGCTTAATTACCAAAAAGGTGCCttcagtttttattatttaagaACAATTAAAGGTGTCATTCAACCCACAATCTAGGCTACATGCAACTCACTTGATTTGTTGGGAATGATAAGGAGTGGAACAATGCAATTTTAGAAGCGGCTCTCATTGCTTCATCCT
The nucleotide sequence above comes from Malus sylvestris chromosome 16, drMalSylv7.2, whole genome shotgun sequence. Encoded proteins:
- the LOC126607376 gene encoding RING-H2 finger protein ATL29-like codes for the protein MLTKTWGDALLCSDTNTNNITFSFVAPSRQYYYYYYCCVPSSQNIHALGLAGSASRSPATRLTSRYCRSVFFMQGMSSSTTNTNYSPVPQHAASPPIIILLTVLLVFFFAGFFSIYFCKCFMDHILASFQSTPSGDLVGTAVVPKEGLDVSLIESFPTFEYASVKDFRIEKYGLECAICLVEFEDDSMLRLLTVCCHVFHKDCIDLWLESHKTCPFCRGNLEVVAPSLADKSPVLAHESHAMQDIHEGHDSVLLDLDAVRIDIKDEQGQDHHHHQGNNDNSSKNNNNMVAQGEQSSSSTTRDRDQDHDQNHDRNKENETERFSRSHSTGHSIVRPRAEEDRYTLRLPEHVKKKLIRGHHNWTGSCTTFGEFSRQRDNAGASCFGEASGSAGGGDVNNAQNEITKIAQGLKTSVTLNHLSKGAYYEHNGHEIHLASIKVVS